Part of the Arachis hypogaea cultivar Tifrunner chromosome 6, arahy.Tifrunner.gnm2.J5K5, whole genome shotgun sequence genome, CATGTACAGAAGAAGTTCTTTGTTGAGTGTGGAGCTTAGGTACGTCGGCTGGGGAGTAATCTACATGCTCGTCCGGGACATTAACCGGAAAGATGAACCTCCGTGTGTTGTTGATGAACTGTATGCGGCGAAGGTTTTGCCTGACTATATCGTTCAACGCTTAGCTTCAGTGTGCGGGGCTTACTTCAACAAAGAAGCCCAACTTAGAGTCTACCAGACCGAGATGTTCCTGAGGAATAACCGCCAGATCCAACAACAACAATATTTCGATACTCAGCAGTCAGGGTGAGTAACAATGGACCATTATTTTCTGTTATAATTTCTCATGTTTTCATGTTTTCTGCCTAAGTTTTTTCAACTCAACTACAGTGTAAACAAGAGGCAACATGGTGGGGGGCTAAGGCAGGTCCTAGTAAGCGACACCGACCCCAGACCTCTCCTGAATCGTCTGTCAACCAGGGGTCAAATTAACAGATTTATGCAGACCTATAAACTTTCCTGTGTAGTGTAATTAATCAAAATGTTATCCTTAATGTGTTATTTTGTATGTGATGTAATGTGTTTGACATTTGGTGATCAGCTTTGATATACTATGGTTTGTATTTATGGTGCGTATGTTGGTTTCTATTTTATTGCGTCTATGTTTGGTTATCAGCAGTGTATCGACCAGATATTGACTGCTACAGCATGCAGATACAATGCTACTGAATGCAAATGATCCTATACGCACGTATCATATATGATAACATTAGTATGTGGGAAAACAATGGATTATGTTAAGCATTAAAGATGAAAAAATTTCCGGTTAACTGTTAGAGTTTTAACTATTCTTCTTGTTTAACATTTGTTTGTGGCCATAACAAAATAATTGTAACAATATTGTATTCCCTCAAGAATGCAGggtttatttgattcattaactTTGTTATTTTTAAGTTGCAGCACTCTCCCGGTTTTGGGTTTTCAAAAAagtcaagaaaaaaaagaaacgtaCTATATTTCCAAAACACGTACATTCTCACGGGCCCACTTAAATGTCATTTAGAATTTTTGGTCATAGTGTATAATTATTGacgttttaaaaaagatttttttcctaACAACACCTTTAGGGCCcacgaataaaattaaaacttaaacaTAAATTGTCTGCCACATACACCAGTCCGAATTTAAAATGACCAACTAAAAAGGGTGAACTTCATGTAATATAGTTGTAAAAACATTCTTGCTATGTCTCCTATGTTAGTTCCAGTAAGTCCAAGTACATAATAATATCTTGTGTTTGGGAGGTACATGGTGAAGGACTCCAAACGACATTAACTTGATTAATGGTCGTATGGTTTGTTATTTCCAATTTAAACTTCATGACCACAGCCGAATAAGGAACCGGATTGATCAAGATTCTATCAACAGAATCAAGTAACATGGAAATATAATCTAACTTGGATATTAAAAATGAGCCCACAACGTATATTTCATCTCCCTTAACAAGTAAAGATTCTGTTTGAACtagattattttgaaaaaaaagaaactaacctTTATCGTAAATTGTATGACTAATTCACACAGCGATAATGTGTTCCTGTCCACCATCTGATCCAACATTTCATGCCTTGTATCGTATGATGAACGACATTTTTGTCCCCCATGATAATGCGCGGGATTGATGCGTCGTTGAAAAGAACGAAAGCAAAATCACCCGATTCTTTTCCCTCCGAGGCATGACTGTCACCCTTTGAACCACATGACCAAACATGTTGCAGAAAAACTCAGCAATGCCCTCTGCAGTGGGCATGGACTCTCGACCGAAGCATACGGTCAGTGTCTTTGGACGTTCCGCGTCATCCAGCTCCTTGCAGACGTACTTCTGCTTTCCCTTATCTTGCTCAATTTGCCTTCCTCCTTGTTGCATATGCATTCCTCGGCCATTGTTATGTCTACTCAATGCCTCTGGTGCAACCGATATGCACTGGTCCTGTGTGTTGAAACCCAGTAGTTCTTTAAGAGTCCTGTGGTACTCCAACCACACCGCATCCATCGTTATGTCGCCTAGAATTCTAGCGCAAATGGTTGATAGGGTATCGGGAATCAGAGTTAGGAGGGCGGATCTCATCCTATGAACCTGGTATAACATGAGATCAGTTTTCAGCACGTGTCCGAGGGTTTCGAGTTTTCTGGACTTGTCCACAACCCCAGAGAACTCCTGAGATAGTAGGCATTGCAAACAGATGACACATTCATCGGCAAGACTGTTCATAAACCAGCCTTCATTTTTTACGGCTGTCTGCACAATACCATTCAGTCCCATTGTCTCCAGTGACAATAGAAATGCCATGACCATCAGGGACTGTTTAACTTCACGGTGAAGGACTTGCGTCAGCATCCTGAATGCAGTTCGATCGATTCCATGGAACATTTCCAAACATTCGATTGCCATGGTTGAGGGCTTCCTTCTAGTATCCATGTTGTATGGGTTAGAATTTGTAAGTATATAGTTTGTAGTTGTAGTTTTTTATGCTTAGACCACCAACTCATTTCCTCCTTCTTGTAGTCATGCAGCATGGTCTCCACTTTATTGCATTATCTTCTTGCTCGTAGTCCTAGACTAACCATCACCTACCTAATTGGAATATTATTTATTGGCTTTAATTACATTCTATACATGTATGTGATTTTATGGATACTACTAGGTGGCGGTTTATAGTTTCTTCTTGAAAAAAAACATGTGATAACTTTATCTACTAAGtcgaaattgaaatttaattgcGTAAACCTCACCATATTCTATGAATCATAACAGGTTATTTACCATATGCAGTAATAATTTTTGTATACTacattatcattttaatttacatAACTGAATATATGTTACTAATTAATTctgtaataaatttaatatttatagaccaaaataaaaataatatataaaaagtgGGAAACTATAGTGAATGGTTCTGTGCCTCTGGTTTTCCGTTTGGTGGTtttcggttcaatgtgtacgagtTAGTCAGTAGGTCTTATCATGAATGGTTCTGTGTCTATGGTTTATCGTTAGGCGGTTTCCGTTTCTtcgtgtacggtttagggttcgcggTTTCTTCGATTGGTCTTTTAGTGAACGGCTTCGTGTATATTGTTTATTGTTTGCCGGTTTCCAGTACAATGCGCACGGTCCAATGTGTTCGGTCTAGTTACTAGATCTTAGACTGAATGGTCTTCGTGCTAATGGTTTATTGTTTGGTGGTTTCCCGTTcgatgtgtacggtttagggttcgcggTTTCGTCGGTAGGTCTTATCATGAATGGTACTGTGCCCCTGGTTTTTCGTTTGGCGGTTTACGGTTCAATGTTAACGGTTTAGGGTTTGCGGTTTGATCGCTAGGTCTTTTAGTGAACGGCTTCGTGTATCTTGTTTATGGTTTGCCGGTTTCCAGTTCAATTCGCACGGTCCAGTGTGTACGGTTATAGTGAATAGGCCTTAGAGTGAACGGTTCCGTGCTAATGGTTTATTGTATGGCGGTTTCTCCTTCAacgtgtacggtttagggttcacggtttCTTCGATTGGTCTTTTAGTGAACGGCTTCGTGTATATTGTTTATTGTTTGTCGGTTTCTGGTTCAATTTGCACGGTCCAATGTGTCCGGTCTAGTTACTAGATCTCAGACTGAATGGTCTTCGTGCTAATGGTTTATTGTTTGGTGGTTTCCCGTTcgatgtgtacggtttagggttcgcggTTTCGTCGGTAGGTCTTATCATGAATGGTTCTGTGCCCCTGGTTTTTC contains:
- the LOC112805569 gene encoding uncharacterized protein — translated: MAIECLEMFHGIDRTAFRMLTQVLHREVKQSLMVMAFLLSLETMGLNGIVQTAVKNEGWFMNSLADECVICLQCLLSQEFSGVVDKSRKLETLGHVLKTDLMLYQVHRMRSALLTLIPDTLSTICARILGDITMDAVWLEYHRTLKELLGFNTQDQCISVAPEALSRHNNGRGMHMQQGGRQIEQDKGKQKYVCKELDDAERPKTLTVCFGRESMPTAEGIAEFFCNMFGHVVQRVTVMPRREKNRMVDRNTLSLCELVIQFTIKTIQERSGVGVAY